A single genomic interval of Dysidea avara chromosome 8, odDysAvar1.4, whole genome shotgun sequence harbors:
- the LOC136263514 gene encoding ELMO domain-containing protein 3-like produces the protein MEDEAEKTYKAAMEEGRGEIDQDNDEFDFDYSNRTNHVTPEERSLRSVDTPTLRTSDEAIADVNKGTFATPAAGRDGEIPSPSSSVQRTSPSPLQTLLSSQTKCITLVVCGTLDTLTMIKKLVSEFPANFVRVVSHTTRKKKDFEVEGRDYHFTGHREMTRLIDSGEILEYTELMADPNKSIFTSLHSASVVEKPQGSDVKSDIYGTTASAIHHARQRNCPCVIISVNLSGAVQLREKEIGGHFVVMHPDALREESDQDGVQFILPEHSSDVDVVKRINPDVILPKEAYLGLQKYALSILPSTKPAPNQQYLEAVSDWEQRTSIQPASQQPSSPTFHFVTYAELQQHFQTANLEQQRKTIQPTLHRGGVKAVSHKVFGTKLRKSLHYERDLFFTIAKCSYDDGNPLHFRVLQTIYRRLTGATFDCPRYGKHWEDIGFQQSDPATDLRGTGFLSLFHLLYTLSSSDTINMMVSIYKLSQDSSQQFPLCALAINITQQTMASLRDETLAKLCNHRREVFNVTNEYFAASLHQFYCLWRRHKKTIVQCSDVLKEVDQIAHSDPSHLISDYKRILLQQYQPAVGSAATHIDDQVISFTDLNKLPEPNQEHFTSD, from the coding sequence ATGGAGGATGAGGCAGAAAAGACGTACAAGGCAGCGATGGAAGAGGGACGTGGCGAAATTGACCAAGACAATGATGAATTTGATTTTGATTATAGCAATCGGACCAACCACGTGACGCCAGAAGAGAGGTCTTTGCGAAGTGTGGACACGCCCACCTTAAGGACAAGTGATGAAGCCATAGCGGACGTGAATAAAGGAACCTTTGCTACACCTGCTGCAGGACGCGACGGGGAAATCCCTTCGCCATCCAGCTCTGTGCAGAGGACCAGCCCCTCCCCCTTACAAACATTATTGTCCAGCCAGACAAAATGCATCACTCTGGTAGTCTGTGGCACCTTGGACACATTGACAATGATCAAGAAATTAGTAAGTGAATTTCCAGCCAATTTTGTGAGGGTCGTATCCCATACTACAAGAAAGAAGAAGGATTTTGAGGTGGAGGGTCGCGACTATCACTTCACTGGTCACCGTGAGATGACAAGACTTATTGATAGTGGGgaaatattagaatacacagaACTAATGGCTGACCCTAACAAGAGCATATTCACTTCACTACACTCAGCCAGTGTGGTGGAGAAGCCTCAGGGGTCTGACGTCAAGAGTGACATATATGGTACCACAGCTAGTGCCATACATCATGCAAGGCAGAGGAATTGTCCATGTGTCATCATCAGTGTGAACTTGTCTGGAGCTGTGCAGTTGAGGGAGAAAGAGATTGGTGGCCATTTTGTTGTGATGCACCCTGATGCCTTGAGAGAGGAGTCTGATCAAGATGGTGTCCAGTTTATATTACCAGAACATTCTAGtgatgtggatgttgttaagaGGATTAATCCTGATGTCATATTACCTAAAGAAGCTTATCTTGGCCTTCAGAAATATGCTCTATCCATCCTGCCCTCTACAAAGCCAGCCCCTAATCAACAATACCTTGAAGCTGTTTCTGATTGGGAGCAGCGTACCAGTATCCAACCAGCTAGTCAGCAGCCCTCAAGCCCCACCTTCCATTTTGTCACTTATGCAGAGCTGCAACAACACTTCCAGACAGCTAACCTGGAGCAACAACGTAAGACCATTCAACCCACCCTTCATCGAGGTGGTGTAAAGGCTGTCAGTCATAAAGTATTTGGGACCAAGTTACGGAAGTCATTACATTATGAGAGAGACTTGTTTTTTACCATTGCCAAGTGTTCTTATGACGATGGTAACCCCCTGCATTTCAGGGTCTTACAAACAATATATCGACGATTAACTGGGGCCACTTTTGATTGTCCCCGTTATGGTAAACACTGGGAGGATATTGGGTTCCAGCAAAGTGATCCTGCAACTGACCTGCGTGGTACTGGCTTCTTGTCATTATTCCATTTATTGTACACCCTCAGTAGTTCTGACACAATCAACATGATGGTAAGCATTTACAAGTTGTCCCAGGACAGTAGCCAACAATTCCCACTCTGTGCACTTGCAATTAACATCACGCAACAAACAATGGCATCATTGAGAGATGAGACATTAGCTAAATTGTGTAACCATCGTCGTGAGGTGTTCAACGTTACTAATGAATATTTTGCAGCTAGTCTACACCAGTTCTACTGCTTGTGGAGAAGACACAAGAAGACAATAGTTCAGTGTAGTGATGTGTTGAAGGAAGTTGATCAGATAGCTCATAGTGACCCCAGTCATTTGATCTCAGACTACAAGAGAATATTACTACAACAATATCAACCTGCAGTGGGGTCGGCTGCCACACACATCGATGATCAGGTGATTAGCTTTACAGaccttaacaaactccccgagcCCAACCAAGAACACTTTACTTCTGATTGA